The following is a genomic window from Actinomadura sp. WMMB 499.
GCCAGCCCCGCCGACTCCCAGTGCGACCGCAGCGGCACGACCTCGATGCGGCTCTCGTCCGCGTCCAGGGTCTCCAGCTCGGCCACGAGACCGCGCGCGTGGTCGGCCGCGCGGCCGGCGGGCTCCGTGTGGACGATGTCGTCGACCGGCTTCACGACCTGCCAGGCGGCCGTCACGACGAACGCCAGCGACAGCGCGGCCAGCCGGATCCGGCCGCGCGCGCACCCGACGGCCACCAGCAGGAACATGCCGCCGAACAGGAGCGACAGGCGCTCGACGTTGCTGCCCACCGGCGACGGGATCAGCCACGTCAGCAGGATCCCGGCGAGGTAGACGCCCGCGGCGATCCGGACGAACCGCCAGGTCGCGGGCGCGCAGCACAGGATCGCCAGGACGCTCGCGGCGGCCGGGAGCACGATCGCGTCGAAGGAGATGGGCTGGACCCCGCCGAACGGGAACAGCAGGCTCGTCGTCCCCGACACGACCGGCAGCCCCGCGCCGACCGCGACCGCCGCGCGGAACCGCCGGGTCAGCACCAGGGCGCCCGCGAGCACGAGCAGGAACAGCCCGGCGACCGGGCTGGCCAGGGACGCGAGCAGGCCGCACGCGACCATCCCGGCGCCGCGCCGCACCGGGGTGCCGCGCCGGGTGAACGCCAGGAGCGTCGCGGCGAGCGCGAACATCAGGCCGAGCCCGAACGTGGTGCGTCCGGACGCGCTGTTGCAGGTCAGCGCGAACGCCGCCCACACCGCCGCGGGCAGCGCCACCGGCGCGCGGAACCGCACGAGCAGGTGCGCGGTCAGCGCGGCGGACGCGACGCCCGTCACGGTCGCGACCGTCCGGATCCCGAACAGCGCCATCACGTACGGGGAGACGACGCTGTAGGACGCGGGATGCATCCCGCCGTACCAGGTGAAGCTGTACGCGGCGCCGGGGTGCTCGGCGGCGAAGTCCGTCCACGCGGCCTG
Proteins encoded in this region:
- a CDS encoding MFS transporter; translation: MSVTRAPGRAGALLGDARPDRPAAPAPPPWRRYASLRHPVTAAALTAAVLHLVWALFLAAEGGDLAAQAAWTDFAAEHPGAAYSFTWYGGMHPASYSVVSPYVMALFGIRTVATVTGVASAALTAHLLVRFRAPVALPAAVWAAFALTCNSASGRTTFGLGLMFALAATLLAFTRRGTPVRRGAGMVACGLLASLASPVAGLFLLVLAGALVLTRRFRAAVAVGAGLPVVSGTTSLLFPFGGVQPISFDAIVLPAAASVLAILCCAPATWRFVRIAAGVYLAGILLTWLIPSPVGSNVERLSLLFGGMFLLVAVGCARGRIRLAALSLAFVVTAAWQVVKPVDDIVHTEPAGRAADHARGLVAELETLDADESRIEVVPLRSHWESAGLARGFTLARGWNRQVDAERHGLFYEDGALTAESYRDWLHEWAVKWVVLPAQEVDWAAEAEAALVRSEPAYLAEVWRDEHWRLFRVRHATPLVDAPGTVARLNAGELAVDMPSAGSVLVRVAWSPWLDVTGPGSGCLRREGEFVRLRVPAPGRYTLAARYGALSHGTHCPS